Proteins encoded by one window of Emticicia oligotrophica DSM 17448:
- a CDS encoding sugar porter family MFS transporter has translation MNKSTLIYFIAAVAATGGLLFGFDTGVINVALPSLRAKFNPSPETEGLIVSAVLFGGMAGPFISGPLTDLLGRKKINIIASLVFVVGSIITAIAPTVDYLIIGRLFLGLAIGIVASTVPLYLAEIAPTEKRGQLVTFFQLAITIGILLSYVVGYFFAEQADGWRSMFWTGFIPAAILMVGMFFVPESPRWLIGKGRDAEALEVLNKLRTPEQAQAEVAQTRQIIEDEKHNKGDWKMLFSKRLRIPLFIGIGIFFIQQFSGINAIIYFSTDIFKNLFPDGKTAELATVGVGVINTLSTFLAIMILDKFGRKQILYTGLIGTAICLGTVGLAFFMKDSLSPELSKVMLIGGVYVYIIFFAISLGPLGWLLISEIYPLKIRGFASSMGSFNHWLFDAGVAYSFPILAATSLGTNGGIFAIYMVVVLLGLLFAKYIVFETKGMSLEEIEKRYN, from the coding sequence ATGAATAAGAGCACCCTCATCTATTTTATAGCAGCTGTAGCGGCTACTGGTGGCCTTCTTTTTGGCTTCGATACAGGCGTTATTAATGTAGCCCTTCCATCGCTTAGAGCGAAATTTAATCCATCACCCGAAACCGAGGGTCTTATTGTAAGTGCTGTATTATTTGGAGGAATGGCAGGCCCCTTTATTAGTGGCCCACTAACTGACCTTCTCGGACGTAAAAAAATTAACATTATTGCCTCATTGGTTTTTGTGGTAGGCTCTATCATTACGGCAATTGCTCCTACGGTTGATTACCTAATTATTGGTCGCTTGTTTTTAGGTTTAGCCATTGGAATCGTGGCTTCTACTGTTCCGCTTTACTTAGCCGAAATTGCTCCAACCGAAAAGCGTGGACAACTTGTTACGTTTTTTCAATTAGCCATCACAATCGGAATCTTACTTTCCTATGTAGTTGGCTATTTCTTCGCCGAACAAGCCGATGGATGGAGAAGTATGTTTTGGACAGGCTTTATTCCTGCCGCTATTCTGATGGTGGGAATGTTTTTCGTGCCAGAAAGTCCACGCTGGTTAATTGGTAAAGGTAGAGATGCCGAAGCTCTTGAAGTGCTGAACAAATTGCGTACGCCAGAACAAGCCCAAGCAGAAGTTGCACAAACCAGACAAATTATTGAAGACGAAAAGCATAATAAGGGAGATTGGAAAATGCTTTTTAGCAAGCGTTTACGTATTCCATTATTCATCGGAATTGGTATTTTCTTTATTCAACAGTTTTCGGGTATCAATGCCATTATATATTTTTCGACCGATATATTCAAGAATCTATTTCCAGATGGTAAAACTGCGGAGTTAGCAACCGTTGGTGTTGGAGTTATCAACACGTTATCCACATTCTTGGCAATCATGATTTTGGATAAGTTTGGCAGAAAACAAATTCTTTACACAGGTCTTATCGGTACCGCAATTTGCTTAGGAACAGTGGGTTTAGCTTTCTTTATGAAGGATTCTCTTAGTCCAGAGCTTAGTAAGGTGATGCTTATCGGAGGGGTATATGTATATATTATCTTCTTTGCAATAAGTCTCGGACCATTAGGTTGGCTCTTGATTTCAGAAATTTATCCACTAAAAATCAGAGGCTTTGCTTCAAGTATGGGAAGCTTCAATCACTGGCTTTTCGATGCAGGTGTTGCCTATTCATTCCCAATTTTGGCGGCTACTTCGCTCGGCACGAATGGGGGTATATTTGCGATTTATATGGTGGTAGTTTTACTTGGCTTACTCTTCGCCAAATACATAGTTTTCGAAACGAAAGGCATGAGTTTAGAGGAAATTGAGAAAAGATATAACTAA
- the nadA gene encoding quinolinate synthase NadA — protein MVAEKIDYVAEIARLKKEKNAVLLVHYYQIPEIQDIADYIGDSLGLSQQAAKTDADMIVFAGVRFMAETAKILSPNKKVVLPDFNAGCSLEESAPYAEFKAFKDQHPDHIVISYVNCSAELKTLTDVVCTSSNAVKIVESFPKDQKIIFAPDKNLGGYINRVTGRNMLLWDGACMVHETFSGKMITDLKAKHPTAEVVAHPESEESVLKLADYIGSTTGLLKHVINSSQQEFIVATESGILHQMRKAAPQKKFYVAPTSKNGHSCKACSDCPHMKLNTLEKLYLCLRDETPEIILPTEMLDDARKPIERMLELSAKFGL, from the coding sequence ATGGTCGCTGAAAAAATTGATTATGTTGCCGAAATTGCTCGGTTGAAAAAAGAAAAAAATGCTGTTTTATTGGTTCATTATTACCAAATCCCTGAGATTCAAGATATTGCCGATTATATTGGCGATAGCTTAGGACTTTCGCAACAAGCAGCCAAAACTGATGCCGATATGATTGTTTTTGCAGGTGTTCGCTTCATGGCAGAAACAGCAAAGATTCTTTCACCAAATAAAAAAGTGGTTTTACCAGATTTTAACGCTGGTTGTTCGCTCGAAGAATCCGCTCCTTATGCGGAATTTAAAGCATTTAAAGACCAACACCCTGACCATATTGTCATTTCTTATGTAAATTGCTCGGCTGAGTTAAAAACACTGACTGATGTAGTTTGTACGAGTAGTAATGCGGTAAAAATCGTTGAAAGTTTTCCGAAAGACCAAAAAATAATTTTTGCTCCTGATAAAAACTTGGGCGGCTACATCAATCGAGTAACTGGCCGAAATATGTTGCTTTGGGATGGTGCGTGTATGGTTCATGAGACTTTTTCAGGAAAAATGATTACCGACCTCAAGGCTAAACACCCAACTGCTGAAGTAGTAGCTCACCCGGAAAGCGAAGAATCGGTATTGAAATTGGCTGATTACATTGGTTCAACCACAGGATTACTCAAACACGTAATAAATAGTTCACAACAAGAGTTTATTGTGGCTACTGAATCGGGAATTTTACACCAAATGCGTAAAGCGGCTCCACAAAAGAAATTTTATGTAGCCCCAACTTCAAAAAATGGTCATTCTTGCAAAGCTTGCTCAGATTGTCCACACATGAAGCTGAACACACTCGAAAAACTTTACTTATGTTTAAGAGACGAAACGCCTGAGATTATCCTTCCAACCGAAATGCTTGATGATGCTCGTAAACCAATCGAGCGAATGTTGGAGCTTTCGGCTAAATTTGGCTTATAA
- the recF gene encoding DNA replication/repair protein RecF (All proteins in this family for which functions are known are DNA-binding proteins that assist the filamentation of RecA onto DNA for the initiation of recombination or recombinational repair.): MYLEKIYLSNFKNYEEANHSFSKHVNCIVGENGSGKTNLLDAVYFLALSKSSIHSQDALNINHDADVMMVDGIFDKNGKKHQITCSIQRGQRKVLLHDKKPYERLSDHIGQFPVVLIAPDDTELIKDGSEGRRRFFDGVLSQMDNIYLSDYQQYNKLLEQRNSLLKIFYERNFLDQDLLDTYSDPLVKLAIRIFEQRREFIKKFLPIFKKHYQILSEGREEVEIIYESEVASDDFVKEFRLNRQTDVKAQRTTKGIHKDDYVFEIDRYPVKKFGSQGQQKSFVMALRLAQFEMLEALREVKPILLLDDIFDKLDDRRIQKLIESIDNQTFGQVFITDARPERTEKILENVKAEINYIRTK, from the coding sequence ATGTATTTAGAAAAAATCTACTTATCAAATTTCAAAAATTACGAAGAGGCCAATCATTCTTTTTCGAAGCACGTAAACTGTATTGTGGGCGAAAATGGCAGTGGAAAAACCAATTTACTTGATGCTGTCTATTTTTTGGCTTTAAGTAAAAGTTCGATCCATAGCCAAGATGCTCTCAATATCAATCATGATGCTGATGTGATGATGGTTGACGGAATTTTTGATAAAAATGGTAAGAAACATCAAATTACCTGTTCGATACAAAGAGGTCAAAGGAAAGTATTATTGCACGATAAGAAGCCTTACGAACGTTTGTCCGACCACATTGGGCAGTTTCCTGTAGTTTTAATAGCACCTGATGATACGGAACTGATTAAAGATGGAAGCGAAGGCAGAAGACGTTTTTTTGATGGTGTATTATCGCAAATGGACAACATTTACTTGTCTGATTATCAGCAATATAACAAATTATTGGAGCAACGAAATAGTCTTCTTAAAATTTTTTACGAACGAAATTTTCTTGACCAAGATTTACTCGATACTTACTCCGATCCATTGGTAAAATTAGCCATTCGAATTTTTGAGCAACGCCGAGAGTTTATCAAGAAATTTCTACCCATTTTTAAAAAACATTACCAAATTCTAAGCGAAGGACGTGAAGAGGTTGAAATTATTTATGAGTCGGAAGTGGCAAGTGATGATTTTGTGAAAGAATTCAGACTTAATCGTCAGACCGACGTAAAAGCCCAACGCACCACCAAGGGGATTCATAAAGATGATTATGTTTTTGAAATAGACCGTTATCCTGTTAAAAAATTTGGTTCACAAGGGCAACAAAAATCGTTTGTAATGGCTTTGAGGTTAGCTCAATTTGAAATGCTCGAAGCATTAAGAGAAGTGAAACCTATCTTACTTTTAGATGATATTTTTGATAAACTTGATGACCGTCGTATTCAAAAACTAATAGAAAGTATTGATAATCAGACTTTCGGGCAAGTATTTATCACCGACGCACGCCCCGAAAGAACCGAAAAAATACTGGAAAACGTAAAAGCTGAAATAAATTATATTAGAACAAAATAG
- the treF gene encoding alpha,alpha-trehalase TreF, translating into MTTKFLKQSVLTLGLTVVILACGDSVSKKVYKSPDEEFGELFKEVQLKAIFPDSKTFADASPKGKVEEVLKRYEEEKSKPNFNLKRFVMENFTFSSPNSKYVSNVKLSPQEHINEIWSVLTRKTKESSGTLVPLVKPYLVQSGAASETYYWDNYFMMLGLQAAGKDTLMANTVLNFAQLIQDYGHVPTGNRSYYFSRSQPPFFASMVKILAQTKGFEDKLIKTLPQIQKEYQYWMSVDKGTDDAQKQNEARKKGEKAYRKVVFVGKNDVLNRYFDDNDTPRPEAYREDILFASKISGRKANQVYRDLRSGIESGWNFSSRWLRDGQNMSTIHTTDILPVDLNAILYDLELTLASIYEANNQTEYAQSMRQLANKRKIVFDKYFWNESTGFYFDYDFVVGKQTGIYSLAAVYPLFFKLASQTQAEKVAKILETQFLQAGGLTTTLSKTGQQWDAPNGWAPLQYLAIQGLRNYGFNDLANRIKQNWIANNLKVYKSTGKMLDKYNVYEEIAGAKYPVQNGYGWTNAILLKLLSEK; encoded by the coding sequence ATGACAACAAAGTTTTTGAAGCAATCGGTTTTAACGCTCGGATTAACAGTGGTGATATTAGCTTGTGGAGATTCGGTTTCAAAAAAGGTGTATAAATCGCCCGATGAAGAATTTGGTGAGCTTTTCAAAGAAGTACAACTAAAAGCGATATTCCCCGATTCTAAAACATTTGCCGATGCGAGCCCAAAGGGAAAGGTAGAAGAAGTATTGAAGCGATATGAGGAAGAAAAATCGAAGCCAAATTTCAATTTGAAGCGTTTTGTCATGGAAAACTTTACGTTTTCTTCGCCCAATTCTAAATATGTCAGCAATGTAAAACTTTCTCCGCAAGAACATATCAATGAAATATGGAGTGTTTTAACTAGAAAAACGAAGGAATCTTCGGGTACGCTTGTTCCTTTAGTTAAGCCCTATCTTGTTCAAAGTGGAGCAGCAAGCGAAACCTATTATTGGGACAATTATTTTATGATGTTAGGCCTACAAGCCGCAGGTAAAGATACTTTAATGGCGAACACGGTCTTGAACTTTGCCCAACTGATTCAAGATTATGGACACGTGCCGACTGGCAATCGTAGTTATTATTTTAGCCGTTCTCAACCACCATTTTTTGCTTCTATGGTAAAAATTTTGGCACAAACGAAAGGTTTTGAAGATAAACTTATCAAAACCTTACCGCAAATACAGAAGGAATATCAATATTGGATGTCGGTAGATAAAGGCACTGATGATGCTCAAAAACAAAATGAAGCTCGTAAAAAAGGCGAAAAAGCTTATAGAAAAGTAGTGTTTGTTGGCAAAAATGATGTATTAAATCGTTACTTTGATGACAATGACACTCCACGTCCAGAAGCATATCGAGAAGATATACTCTTTGCTAGTAAAATAAGTGGGCGAAAAGCCAATCAAGTTTACCGTGATTTGCGTTCGGGTATCGAATCAGGTTGGAATTTTTCGAGTAGATGGCTTCGTGATGGTCAAAATATGTCAACTATTCACACAACTGATATTTTACCAGTTGACCTAAATGCTATCTTATATGATTTAGAACTTACGCTTGCAAGTATTTATGAAGCAAATAACCAAACCGAATATGCTCAAAGCATGAGACAGCTAGCTAACAAACGTAAAATAGTATTTGATAAATACTTCTGGAATGAGTCGACAGGTTTCTATTTCGACTACGATTTTGTAGTTGGAAAACAGACAGGTATTTATTCTTTGGCGGCGGTATATCCATTGTTTTTCAAATTAGCGAGCCAAACACAGGCAGAAAAAGTGGCCAAAATACTGGAAACACAATTCTTACAAGCAGGCGGACTCACAACAACGCTTAGCAAAACTGGTCAACAATGGGATGCTCCCAATGGTTGGGCTCCACTTCAATATTTAGCCATTCAAGGCCTTAGAAACTATGGTTTTAATGATTTAGCCAATAGAATCAAACAAAATTGGATTGCCAATAATCTTAAAGTTTATAAATCTACTGGTAAAATGCTTGATAAATATAATGTCTATGAAGAAATAGCTGGTGCAAAATATCCTGTTCAAAATGGATATGGTTGGACGAATGCCATTTTATTAAAACTACTTTCTGAGAAATAG
- a CDS encoding endonuclease MutS2, with protein sequence MLYPQNIEQKLGFDKIREHIAEQCISSLGRAFVEKIRFSDDFKIIDRLIRQAAEFKLILQTESDFPEQNYIDVSEALSRAAIQGAFVSEEQFFEIKLSLRTIQQIIHFFKNKEEHIYPELKTLVNNSLPVSEDGKSGLDGWASVISQIDKIIDERGRVRDNASPELMDIRRRLLSEQSDLRRTLERILRTARNSGWIGDDMSLTIRDGRMVIPILSEHKRKLKGFVHDESATGQMAFIEPAEVLEANNEIRELESRERREIVKILERLTDFIRPHVPALRKAYLFLGIIDFIRAKAKFALEIDATAPFLVDGQALEWYRAKHPLLHLSFRKLGKDVIPLSVKINKDNRIVLVSGPNAGGKSVMLKTIGLVQYMAQCGLLVPTSPDSKVGVFKNIFIDIGDEQSIENDLSTYSSHLTNMKYFVNFSNKFTLFLIDEFGTGTEPSLGGAIAESILEQLLKSNAFGVINTHYTNLKVFADKHNGTINGAMKFDAEHLEPLYELEIGKPGSSFALEVAQKIGLSKQIVDNAKRKLGTQQIDFEKLIKELEIERKVFSEKNKEFIEKNQKLTATLEQYNGLKNFLEIEKKKILNEAKAQAKELLKEANRKIENTIREIKEVKAEKDLTKLLRQDLQEFEQKELKVQKVEETKAPAGEEWELGVGAINLGDYVRIKGQHTIGEIIAIKGKDAEVAIGALKTNIKLNRLEKMSKKEFREATKETPKAKISGIDMNEKMMNFSFNVDLRGKRSEEALGEVDSLMNDAIMLGYPELRIVHGKGDGILRTLIRQHLRNYKQVAGVADEHADRGGQGVTIVKMK encoded by the coding sequence ATGCTTTACCCCCAAAATATTGAACAAAAGTTAGGCTTTGATAAGATTCGTGAACATATCGCCGAGCAGTGTATTAGTTCGCTAGGCCGAGCTTTTGTTGAAAAAATAAGATTTTCCGACGACTTTAAAATCATCGACCGATTGATTCGACAAGCCGCTGAATTTAAACTCATTCTTCAAACTGAATCAGATTTTCCAGAGCAAAACTATATTGACGTAAGCGAGGCTCTTTCTCGTGCAGCTATTCAAGGAGCTTTTGTAAGCGAAGAACAATTTTTTGAAATCAAACTTTCGCTCCGAACGATTCAACAAATCATTCATTTCTTCAAAAATAAAGAAGAACACATCTATCCAGAACTAAAAACATTGGTCAATAATTCATTGCCAGTTTCGGAAGATGGAAAGAGCGGACTTGATGGTTGGGCCTCTGTTATTTCGCAAATTGACAAGATAATAGATGAAAGGGGAAGGGTTAGAGATAATGCCTCACCCGAGTTGATGGATATTCGGCGTCGATTACTTTCTGAACAAAGCGACCTACGTAGAACACTAGAACGCATACTCCGCACCGCCCGAAACAGCGGTTGGATTGGCGATGACATGTCGCTTACGATTCGTGATGGTCGCATGGTAATTCCAATTTTGTCTGAACACAAACGCAAACTGAAAGGCTTTGTGCATGATGAATCTGCTACTGGACAAATGGCATTTATTGAACCTGCTGAAGTTTTAGAAGCCAATAATGAAATCAGAGAATTGGAATCTCGTGAACGTCGTGAGATTGTAAAAATTCTCGAGCGTCTAACCGATTTCATTCGTCCGCATGTACCCGCCTTACGTAAAGCCTATCTTTTCCTCGGCATCATTGATTTCATACGAGCAAAAGCTAAGTTTGCCTTAGAGATTGATGCCACTGCTCCATTTTTGGTTGATGGACAAGCCCTTGAATGGTATCGTGCTAAGCACCCTTTATTGCACTTATCTTTCCGAAAATTGGGTAAAGATGTTATCCCACTTTCAGTAAAAATAAATAAAGACAATAGAATTGTTTTGGTTTCGGGCCCCAATGCAGGGGGAAAATCTGTGATGCTCAAAACCATTGGTTTGGTGCAATACATGGCACAATGTGGTTTATTGGTACCAACCTCGCCTGATTCGAAAGTAGGTGTTTTCAAAAATATTTTCATTGATATTGGTGACGAGCAAAGCATCGAAAACGATTTGAGTACTTATAGTTCGCACCTAACGAACATGAAGTATTTTGTCAATTTTTCGAATAAATTCACGTTGTTTTTAATTGATGAGTTCGGAACTGGTACGGAACCAAGTTTGGGAGGAGCCATCGCCGAGTCGATTCTTGAACAATTATTAAAATCAAATGCTTTTGGGGTAATCAATACTCACTACACCAACCTCAAGGTATTTGCTGATAAACACAATGGCACTATCAATGGAGCCATGAAATTCGATGCTGAGCATTTAGAGCCGCTCTATGAGCTTGAAATCGGAAAACCGGGTAGTTCGTTTGCTTTAGAAGTAGCTCAAAAAATTGGACTATCGAAGCAGATTGTCGATAATGCTAAAAGGAAATTGGGTACGCAACAAATTGATTTTGAGAAACTTATCAAAGAACTTGAAATAGAACGCAAGGTTTTCTCAGAAAAAAACAAAGAGTTTATAGAGAAGAATCAAAAACTTACGGCAACGCTCGAACAATATAATGGCTTAAAGAATTTCTTGGAAATTGAGAAAAAGAAAATCTTAAATGAAGCCAAAGCCCAAGCCAAGGAGTTATTGAAGGAGGCGAATCGTAAAATTGAAAATACCATTCGTGAAATAAAAGAGGTCAAAGCCGAAAAAGACCTCACGAAGCTTCTTCGACAAGATTTGCAAGAATTCGAGCAAAAAGAGCTCAAAGTTCAGAAAGTTGAAGAAACCAAAGCTCCAGCGGGCGAGGAATGGGAATTGGGTGTTGGAGCCATAAATCTAGGCGATTACGTTCGCATCAAAGGTCAGCATACCATTGGTGAAATTATTGCTATTAAAGGCAAAGATGCGGAAGTGGCTATTGGAGCACTCAAAACTAATATCAAGCTTAATCGCTTAGAGAAAATGAGTAAAAAAGAGTTCCGTGAAGCTACTAAAGAAACACCTAAAGCTAAGATTTCGGGCATTGATATGAACGAAAAAATGATGAATTTTAGCTTTAATGTTGATTTGCGTGGCAAACGAAGTGAAGAAGCACTTGGAGAAGTAGATAGCCTCATGAATGATGCAATTATGCTGGGATATCCTGAGTTGAGAATCGTACACGGTAAAGGTGATGGAATTTTACGAACACTTATTCGTCAACACCTCCGAAACTATAAACAAGTGGCTGGCGTAGCCGACGAACACGCCGACCGAGGTGGACAAGGTGTGACGATTGTGAAGATGAAATAA
- a CDS encoding RidA family protein produces MKNLLTICVLFIANLTFAQHKEIIKTDKAPVPIAPYSQAIKSNGFVFVAGQIGLDPATRKLVEGGFEAETVRIMENIKAILEAADLKLSDVVNTTIYIKDINNFAKVNEIYGKYFTGDFPARTTIGVANLPGGANIEIAVVAAVSHQTRRK; encoded by the coding sequence ATGAAAAACCTACTTACCATTTGCGTTTTATTCATTGCCAATTTGACTTTTGCTCAGCACAAAGAAATCATCAAAACCGATAAAGCTCCTGTTCCGATTGCTCCTTATAGCCAAGCCATAAAATCTAATGGTTTTGTATTTGTTGCTGGTCAAATCGGCCTCGATCCAGCCACTCGAAAACTCGTTGAAGGAGGTTTTGAAGCCGAAACGGTAAGAATCATGGAAAACATCAAAGCCATTTTAGAGGCAGCAGACTTAAAGCTTAGTGATGTGGTAAACACTACGATTTATATCAAAGACATCAATAATTTTGCTAAAGTGAATGAAATATACGGGAAATATTTCACGGGCGATTTTCCTGCACGTACTACCATTGGTGTAGCAAATCTACCCGGTGGGGCTAATATAGAGATTGCGGTGGTTGCTGCGGTTTCACATCAAACTCGTCGTAAATAA
- a CDS encoding DUF6089 family protein, which yields MKKVTFLFVALLTLSLTTQAQDSCKVCKPYKWEVGIPLGVNQYFGDMHCSKPYASANSIMIGAFVRRHINDYFAARAQILFGRLAGNDLDQPEGRWDYRRLKFSSPLTELSLLGEFYPLKERKYTCDGTFRRTLSPYLFGGVGVAFTNPTVVAQNASLQDDDPRKYVMARLFDQDQANLKKAALVLPFGVGLKYNAAERWTIGAEVGYRYAFSDYLDGTKLSTTALGTGTALEPNGKAYNDGYLVANLLGSYRFGDKDGDKDGVVDRCDACPTEKGLRKFQGCPDTDADGIPDKDDACPTQAGPMALKGCPDTDGDGIADKDDECPTQVGTAALKGCPDRDKDGVADKDDACPDVAGVKALKGCPDSDGDGIADKDDACPNEAGTASLNGCPDTDGDGIADKDDACPTVKGVASAKGCPDRDKDGVADDKDKCPDLAGLATNDGCPEGYVNGVLARGYRTASGCEISKSELDELTFAAQGIEFYSGTNKLKPSSYKKLDRVCSLLQRCPDSILHISAFNDGASNATNLRSAKLRACAIYAYFLKKKCISKARMTYDGQGDEDPKTEYTTPDGKKTNTRVQFQLR from the coding sequence ATGAAGAAGGTAACATTCCTTTTTGTAGCGTTATTAACCTTATCGCTAACAACTCAGGCACAAGACTCTTGTAAGGTATGTAAACCTTACAAATGGGAAGTTGGCATTCCACTCGGCGTAAACCAATACTTTGGTGACATGCACTGTAGCAAACCTTATGCATCTGCTAATAGCATTATGATTGGTGCATTTGTGCGTCGCCACATTAACGATTACTTTGCTGCACGTGCCCAAATACTCTTTGGCCGTTTAGCTGGTAATGACCTTGACCAACCAGAAGGAAGATGGGACTATCGTCGTTTGAAGTTTTCATCACCTCTAACAGAACTATCCCTATTAGGTGAATTTTATCCTTTAAAAGAAAGAAAATATACTTGTGATGGTACATTCCGCAGAACACTTTCTCCTTATTTATTTGGGGGTGTTGGTGTGGCTTTCACAAATCCTACAGTTGTCGCTCAAAATGCTTCATTACAAGACGATGATCCTCGTAAATATGTAATGGCTCGTTTATTTGACCAAGACCAAGCAAACTTGAAAAAAGCAGCATTGGTTTTACCTTTTGGTGTAGGTTTGAAATATAATGCAGCTGAAAGATGGACTATCGGTGCTGAAGTAGGTTACCGCTATGCCTTCTCTGATTATTTAGATGGTACGAAGCTTTCAACAACAGCATTAGGAACAGGTACAGCACTTGAACCAAACGGAAAAGCTTATAATGATGGTTACTTAGTAGCAAATCTATTAGGTTCTTATCGTTTTGGTGATAAAGATGGTGATAAAGACGGTGTAGTTGACCGTTGTGATGCTTGTCCAACTGAAAAAGGTTTACGTAAATTCCAAGGATGTCCAGATACTGATGCTGACGGAATTCCTGATAAAGATGATGCATGTCCTACACAAGCTGGTCCGATGGCATTGAAAGGATGTCCAGATACAGACGGTGACGGTATTGCAGATAAAGATGATGAGTGCCCTACTCAAGTTGGTACAGCAGCATTGAAAGGTTGCCCTGACCGCGATAAAGATGGTGTTGCAGATAAAGATGATGCTTGCCCAGATGTAGCCGGTGTAAAAGCATTGAAAGGTTGTCCAGATTCTGATGGTGATGGTATTGCAGATAAAGATGACGCTTGTCCGAATGAAGCAGGTACAGCTTCATTGAATGGTTGCCCAGACACAGACGGCGATGGCATAGCTGATAAAGACGATGCTTGTCCAACTGTAAAAGGTGTAGCTTCTGCTAAAGGTTGCCCTGACCGTGATAAAGACGGCGTAGCTGATGATAAAGATAAATGTCCAGACTTAGCAGGTTTAGCAACCAACGATGGCTGTCCAGAGGGATATGTAAATGGTGTGTTAGCAAGGGGTTATAGAACGGCAAGTGGTTGCGAAATTTCTAAATCAGAACTTGATGAATTAACTTTCGCAGCACAAGGAATCGAATTTTATAGTGGAACAAACAAATTGAAGCCATCTTCATACAAAAAACTTGACAGAGTTTGTTCATTATTGCAAAGATGCCCAGATAGTATCTTACACATCTCAGCATTTAATGATGGTGCAAGCAACGCAACAAATCTTCGTTCAGCGAAACTTCGTGCATGTGCAATTTATGCTTACTTCTTGAAGAAAAAATGCATCAGCAAAGCTCGTATGACGTATGATGGCCAAGGCGATGAAGACCCAAAAACAGAGTACACTACGCCTGATGGCAAAAAGACAAATACTCGTGTTCAATTCCAATTGAGATAA
- a CDS encoding rhodanese-like domain-containing protein, with protein MKNYFYLITFFLFCTLGTLKAQTVNLTPQEFIAKVKTTKDAQLLDVRTPQEWEAGKIASSKCINYNDANFKQQIEKLDKNKPVFVYCAAGGRSSKAAPILQQAGFKYIYNLTGGGYKDLANAGVK; from the coding sequence ATGAAAAACTATTTTTATCTCATTACATTCTTTTTATTTTGCACACTGGGAACCTTAAAAGCCCAAACAGTAAACCTTACACCACAAGAGTTTATCGCTAAAGTAAAGACTACCAAAGACGCCCAACTACTGGATGTTCGTACACCGCAAGAATGGGAAGCGGGCAAAATTGCCTCATCAAAATGTATTAATTATAATGATGCTAATTTTAAGCAGCAGATAGAAAAGTTAGATAAAAATAAACCTGTTTTTGTTTACTGTGCCGCTGGCGGACGCAGCAGTAAGGCAGCTCCAATATTGCAACAAGCAGGTTTTAAGTATATTTATAACTTAACTGGTGGAGGCTATAAAGATTTAGCCAATGCTGGAGTGAAATAA